A single region of the Microbulbifer sp. MKSA007 genome encodes:
- a CDS encoding tryptophan 7-halogenase encodes MSNQRKKIIILGGGTAGWITANLMATHWQNKGFEITLVESPDIGIIGVGEGSTPPLKGFMETIGVSESEWMPACNATYKVGITFRDWSVKPGFTEYVHPFVGQPDQFTIPAFFHNSYLRRKGVDLEGHPDHFFLATEMIRQKLSPVAPENFPFEIAYGYHFDSGLLGQFLRRVAEQKGVRYKVATVAGAMLDAQGNIDHLKTTDGEVLKADLYVDSSGFRGSLIQQSLKVPFISSAESLFNDSAVVFATDQEKEYAPHTISTAMKYGWAWKIPLTNRNGNGYVYSSRFVDDDKAETEFRAHLGLLDSDVEARRLNFKVGRVAQHWAKNCLAVGLSQGFIEPLEATALDMVQETVVRFIEAYNNGDHTDKYRDDFNNRISARFDAVRDYIVCHYRISSRTDTDYWIANGTNEKISPSLRSILMSWMAGKNITDELLDQKLDVYFPNVSWNCLLTGKGIYPGQEQLRPGNEFAHKYKLEEIKDFNRRCALNFMPHMDQLNQLRVG; translated from the coding sequence ATGAGCAATCAACGCAAAAAAATAATTATTCTTGGCGGGGGTACCGCTGGCTGGATAACCGCCAATCTGATGGCGACCCATTGGCAGAATAAAGGGTTTGAAATCACCCTAGTGGAATCACCGGATATTGGGATTATCGGTGTGGGGGAGGGATCAACTCCGCCACTAAAGGGTTTTATGGAGACTATAGGAGTTAGCGAATCGGAGTGGATGCCTGCTTGTAACGCTACTTACAAGGTCGGTATTACCTTTAGGGATTGGTCGGTCAAACCGGGCTTTACCGAGTATGTTCATCCCTTTGTCGGCCAGCCGGACCAATTTACTATTCCGGCATTTTTTCATAATAGTTACCTGCGCAGGAAAGGCGTTGACTTGGAGGGGCACCCGGACCACTTCTTTCTGGCCACTGAGATGATTCGGCAAAAATTATCTCCAGTCGCGCCGGAAAACTTCCCTTTTGAAATTGCCTATGGCTACCATTTTGATTCTGGTTTATTGGGCCAGTTCCTGCGTCGTGTTGCAGAACAGAAAGGCGTTCGCTATAAGGTGGCGACAGTGGCTGGCGCCATGCTCGATGCACAGGGGAATATTGATCACCTGAAAACTACTGATGGTGAGGTTCTTAAAGCGGATCTGTATGTGGATAGTTCCGGCTTTCGTGGAAGTCTTATACAACAATCCCTGAAGGTTCCTTTTATTAGTAGCGCTGAGAGTCTGTTTAACGATTCTGCGGTTGTATTTGCTACAGATCAGGAGAAAGAGTATGCACCGCATACTATTTCTACTGCGATGAAATATGGCTGGGCCTGGAAAATCCCACTGACTAATCGCAATGGCAACGGCTACGTTTACAGCTCTCGCTTTGTCGACGATGACAAGGCAGAAACGGAATTTCGCGCTCACTTGGGGTTGTTGGACAGTGATGTCGAGGCGCGTAGATTAAATTTCAAGGTGGGACGGGTTGCCCAACACTGGGCCAAGAACTGCCTGGCGGTGGGGCTCTCCCAAGGCTTTATTGAGCCTTTGGAGGCAACGGCGCTTGATATGGTTCAGGAGACTGTTGTGCGCTTTATAGAGGCCTATAACAATGGTGATCATACTGATAAATATAGAGATGACTTTAATAATCGTATCAGCGCTCGTTTTGATGCGGTGCGGGACTATATCGTCTGTCACTACCGTATTAGTTCGAGAACAGATACGGATTATTGGATTGCCAATGGCACTAATGAAAAGATATCTCCCTCCCTGCGTTCAATCTTGATGTCTTGGATGGCAGGCAAGAATATTACTGATGAACTACTGGATCAAAAACTGGATGTCTATTTCCCGAATGTATCCTGGAATTGCCTGTTGACTGGCAAGGGAATTTACCCGGGACAGGAACAGTTGCGTCCAGGTAATGAGTTTGCACACAAATATAAACTGGAAGAAATCAAGGATTTTAACCGCCGCTGTGCTCTGAACTTTATGCCACACATGGATCAGTTAAATCAATTAAGGGTGGGGTAG
- a CDS encoding TonB-dependent receptor, translating into MMSLSNKGKGALRPTLLSAAIAASVSTSVGAYAQEQETLEEVTVTGIRTSVLDSVEAKRAADVVADVVDAGALSSLPDQSIADALGRLPGVTTVRSNGQSSQLNIRGMNGDFLQTTLNGREQASTSGYTESTRWMSFDQYPAELINQAAVYKTPKASHIEGGVAGSVELKTANPLDADKEHNFNANVRMSYNDAADDVGADEFGERVTLSYMGKFMDDKVGVALGYSHLEQPNSFVKSRTGADGQIGYEPGNDFDGDGSEDALPRAFQWQSGDGTDTRNGYLASVVFEPTDSFKAQLDYFKSDFERVDTRHGITVGGLANTNFYTLSDTEVNGGVVTDGTVIITDPKTTDDSSPWFESRSEDQSTQADSDSIGLNLEWNLGDRHTLAVDYSYSKGTKTRKDQIVSMHAYDLTYDDDGNLDTWEEAAGQSFAYSLNGDGIPSGVFSGVDFTDLDTMRLSRYEEYPHEYTDKVEAFKFDYKFDLEWRAIASIEAGFRVSERTFDSERGAFLYGSRDGQFNGYCADNLSDIDCEPQLLDGYVSVESTSGIPQFVVNDMDALASSIFGAGNYEGKKVFSQDWTFVESGTMKEEVFAYYLMANIDTQLGSIPVTGNFGVRVVETDVKSSGIQNVGAGNGIEITDDVGVTSDSFDYVEYGPEYTDTLPSLNLNFELTEQDYIRFAAAKVMGRPPVGQLKGGAGSWNSVNNETNDTEYNVWTKGSPYLDPFRANQFDLAYEHYFEDGGAVTAAIFWKDIESLVEKQYIYLDSQADRTALFDSLGIEIPVGLEAGAFETYVNNDKGGYIRGIELAGTKTFDQLPGIWAGLGMTASYSYTESETEVSGGNLYGENLPLPGLSENVWSTTVFWDIGNFSSHVNVRYRDEFILIMPIPGGSTPALAEAYTTVDAQISYAFDNGIDVVFSANNLTDEADVKSYGVDGVLGEYTEFGRQFYLGLNYSY; encoded by the coding sequence ATGATGAGTCTATCCAATAAAGGTAAAGGGGCGCTCAGACCCACTTTGCTATCTGCTGCCATCGCGGCCTCCGTGTCCACCTCGGTTGGGGCCTATGCGCAGGAGCAGGAAACACTGGAAGAAGTAACAGTTACCGGTATTCGCACCAGCGTTTTGGACTCCGTTGAAGCCAAGCGCGCCGCCGATGTTGTGGCCGATGTGGTAGATGCGGGCGCTCTGTCATCTCTTCCCGACCAATCAATCGCCGATGCCCTGGGTCGTCTGCCCGGCGTAACCACCGTGCGATCCAACGGTCAGTCCTCACAGCTAAATATCCGCGGTATGAACGGCGACTTCCTGCAAACCACCCTGAATGGTCGCGAGCAGGCCTCTACCAGTGGTTATACCGAAAGTACTCGCTGGATGTCTTTTGACCAGTACCCAGCTGAGCTGATTAATCAGGCAGCGGTCTACAAGACTCCGAAAGCCTCTCATATTGAAGGTGGTGTAGCGGGCTCTGTAGAGCTGAAAACAGCCAATCCTCTCGACGCCGACAAAGAACACAACTTTAATGCCAATGTGCGTATGTCGTATAACGATGCAGCAGACGACGTCGGTGCCGACGAATTCGGTGAGCGCGTCACCCTATCGTACATGGGTAAATTTATGGATGACAAGGTGGGCGTAGCCCTGGGTTATTCTCACCTTGAGCAGCCGAACAGCTTTGTAAAGTCCCGCACGGGTGCAGACGGCCAAATCGGTTATGAGCCAGGGAACGATTTCGATGGTGATGGCAGTGAAGATGCTTTACCGCGAGCGTTCCAGTGGCAATCCGGTGATGGTACCGATACTCGTAATGGTTACCTGGCCAGCGTCGTTTTCGAGCCTACCGATAGCTTCAAGGCCCAGTTAGATTATTTTAAGTCTGACTTTGAGCGTGTTGATACTCGCCACGGTATTACGGTTGGTGGCCTGGCCAATACAAACTTTTACACCCTTTCCGATACCGAAGTGAATGGCGGTGTGGTTACCGATGGTACGGTAATTATTACCGACCCTAAGACAACTGATGATTCCAGCCCCTGGTTTGAATCCCGCTCTGAGGATCAATCCACCCAGGCGGACAGCGATAGTATTGGTCTAAACCTGGAGTGGAATTTAGGTGATCGCCACACCCTGGCCGTTGACTACTCCTACAGTAAGGGCACCAAGACGCGCAAGGACCAGATTGTGTCCATGCACGCTTACGACCTGACCTACGATGACGATGGTAACTTAGATACCTGGGAGGAAGCTGCTGGGCAGAGCTTTGCCTATTCCCTCAATGGCGATGGTATTCCCTCAGGCGTTTTCTCCGGTGTAGATTTTACCGATCTGGATACCATGCGTTTGTCGCGCTACGAAGAATACCCTCACGAGTACACCGATAAGGTTGAAGCCTTCAAGTTCGATTACAAGTTCGATTTGGAGTGGCGAGCCATTGCCTCTATTGAGGCAGGATTCCGTGTCTCTGAGCGCACTTTTGACTCTGAGCGTGGAGCCTTCCTTTACGGTAGCCGCGATGGCCAATTCAATGGCTACTGTGCGGATAACCTGTCCGACATCGATTGTGAGCCGCAACTACTGGACGGCTATGTCAGTGTTGAATCCACCAGCGGGATACCACAGTTCGTAGTCAACGATATGGATGCCCTGGCTTCCAGTATTTTTGGAGCCGGTAACTACGAAGGTAAAAAGGTATTTAGCCAGGACTGGACTTTCGTTGAGTCCGGGACGATGAAAGAGGAAGTCTTTGCCTACTACCTGATGGCCAATATCGATACTCAGCTGGGGAGCATTCCAGTAACTGGTAATTTCGGTGTACGGGTTGTTGAAACCGATGTGAAGTCCAGTGGTATCCAAAATGTGGGAGCTGGCAATGGTATCGAAATTACTGATGACGTGGGTGTAACTTCAGATAGCTTCGACTATGTTGAGTACGGCCCCGAATACACAGACACCTTGCCTTCCCTTAACTTGAACTTTGAGCTGACCGAGCAGGACTACATTCGCTTTGCTGCAGCTAAAGTGATGGGTCGTCCACCGGTTGGGCAGCTGAAAGGCGGCGCTGGTTCCTGGAACAGCGTTAATAACGAAACGAACGATACTGAATACAATGTATGGACCAAAGGTTCTCCCTACCTCGATCCTTTCCGTGCAAACCAGTTTGACCTGGCTTATGAGCACTATTTTGAAGATGGCGGTGCGGTAACTGCAGCCATTTTCTGGAAAGATATCGAAAGCCTGGTAGAAAAGCAGTATATCTACCTGGATAGCCAGGCAGATCGAACGGCGCTGTTTGATTCCCTGGGCATTGAAATTCCCGTTGGTCTGGAAGCCGGCGCTTTCGAAACTTACGTGAACAACGACAAGGGTGGTTATATTCGAGGCATTGAGCTTGCGGGTACCAAAACCTTTGATCAGTTGCCGGGTATTTGGGCTGGCTTGGGTATGACCGCCAGCTATTCATATACTGAGAGTGAAACCGAAGTGAGTGGCGGTAACCTCTATGGTGAAAACCTGCCGTTGCCGGGCCTCTCTGAAAATGTCTGGAGCACTACAGTATTCTGGGACATCGGTAATTTCAGCTCCCACGTCAATGTTCGCTATCGGGATGAATTTATCCTGATTATGCCGATACCGGGAGGCTCTACTCCGGCCTTAGCTGAGGCGTACACTACCGTTGATGCTCAGATATCCTATGCATTTGATAATGGTATCGATGTGGTTTTCTCAGCGAACAATCTTACTGATGAGGCTGATGTGAAATCATATGGAGTAGATGGTGTCCTCGGTGAATATACTGAGTTTGGGCGTCAGTTTTACCTCGGCTTGAACTATAGCTACTAA
- a CDS encoding VCBS domain-containing protein, protein MTYSLKLLTAISLSVFLTACGGGGSSDDNEPDGTPVSSDSDSGANSDGDDDDGNTGSDDDSSSSDDDDSSDSDDDDGDDSPSISGDNGSVSEDVETTVSGQLVDNSNSNQTFESGNFQGTYGELKISSDGSWTYTLDSELSDPIAGSELVTDAFNIGIGSSDSEATISISITGYDDAYTFNPASPLATLIVEGKEFSSGTFLLEDVDGNTPEFVEETLSGSYGDFKLYSNGDWEYSLNNSADSLKNGETTEDTISFQLSDGTTQSITFSVVTLEPDESSIVFIFMNFSDAVPTDTTDISDIADMVFNDEDSLDNTYLKNSLGQLKFLRHRISDSSLEHYCYGEGSNEDSSIDCIIYNIPDNQDGGTLSVDDAAARSSQGGEYTDGGYTWRDNATEWAETNLVDNNNNPINLSDWRHRVYIYPPKAKSAGLVGAGVASVGGKWSIVTAYTDQIIMGHELGHNIGLSHAGNDDNNDGDTFDSGESEYGTDGSFMGNAWTSRLFGSGHREYMGWYDLFPEYTQTVTQNAGSTEEVEVEAIELTAGELSGNLPQQLKVESAGSQNGEDYYYVNYHVGHDILNPSSHMENSVSVHYLDNRLFNHVAELKEPGDSFTDSNIGLTIEFQSVASDKQSATILVSYSD, encoded by the coding sequence ATGACCTATTCACTGAAGTTACTCACGGCTATCAGTTTATCTGTATTTCTTACTGCTTGCGGTGGGGGCGGAAGCTCCGATGACAACGAACCTGACGGCACTCCAGTAAGCAGCGATAGCGATTCAGGGGCAAACTCTGACGGCGATGATGACGATGGCAATACTGGCTCTGATGATGACAGCTCCAGCTCTGATGATGATGACAGTTCAGATTCGGATGACGACGACGGCGATGATTCCCCTAGCATAAGCGGTGACAACGGCAGCGTCAGTGAAGATGTCGAGACAACGGTTTCAGGGCAACTAGTCGATAACTCAAACAGCAATCAAACCTTTGAATCCGGAAATTTTCAAGGGACTTACGGAGAGCTTAAAATATCCAGCGATGGCAGCTGGACCTATACCTTGGACAGTGAACTATCCGATCCAATTGCTGGCTCAGAATTAGTGACCGACGCATTTAATATTGGTATCGGCTCCAGTGATTCAGAAGCCACTATATCCATTTCCATAACCGGTTACGACGATGCCTACACGTTCAACCCCGCCAGCCCACTGGCCACTTTGATTGTTGAAGGTAAGGAATTTTCTTCAGGAACATTCCTTTTGGAGGATGTCGATGGCAATACTCCGGAGTTTGTCGAGGAAACTCTTAGCGGATCCTACGGCGATTTCAAGTTATACAGCAACGGAGATTGGGAATACAGCCTGAATAATTCTGCAGACAGTTTAAAAAATGGTGAAACGACAGAAGATACCATTTCATTCCAACTTAGCGATGGCACTACTCAATCGATTACCTTCTCTGTCGTCACTTTAGAGCCTGATGAAAGCAGTATCGTATTCATTTTCATGAACTTCTCTGATGCTGTACCTACAGATACCACTGATATCTCTGATATTGCAGATATGGTCTTTAACGATGAAGACTCTCTCGATAATACCTACCTAAAGAATTCATTGGGACAACTAAAATTCCTGCGCCATCGCATCAGCGACAGCTCCCTGGAGCATTACTGCTATGGAGAAGGTAGCAATGAAGACAGCTCCATTGACTGTATCATTTACAACATCCCAGATAACCAAGACGGTGGCACTTTAAGTGTTGACGATGCGGCAGCCCGCTCCAGCCAGGGAGGAGAATATACAGACGGAGGATACACTTGGCGTGACAATGCAACAGAATGGGCGGAAACCAATTTAGTTGATAACAATAACAACCCTATCAACCTAAGCGACTGGCGCCACCGTGTTTACATCTACCCGCCAAAGGCCAAGAGTGCTGGGCTGGTTGGGGCTGGTGTCGCCTCTGTTGGTGGTAAGTGGAGCATCGTTACCGCTTATACAGACCAGATAATAATGGGCCATGAACTTGGCCACAATATTGGACTCAGCCATGCCGGCAATGATGACAACAACGATGGCGATACCTTCGATAGTGGCGAAAGCGAGTATGGAACAGATGGGAGCTTTATGGGGAATGCCTGGACTTCGCGCTTATTTGGCAGTGGTCACCGAGAGTACATGGGCTGGTATGATTTATTCCCCGAATATACCCAAACGGTAACCCAGAACGCCGGCAGCACCGAAGAGGTGGAGGTTGAGGCTATTGAGCTGACTGCGGGAGAGCTCTCAGGAAACCTGCCCCAGCAGCTGAAAGTTGAGAGTGCGGGTAGTCAGAATGGAGAAGACTACTACTACGTGAACTACCATGTAGGCCATGACATACTGAACCCATCGTCTCATATGGAAAATTCAGTATCTGTTCATTATCTCGATAATAGACTCTTTAACCATGTAGCAGAACTCAAGGAGCCAGGAGATAGCTTTACCGACTCAAATATTGGCTTAACCATTGAGTTTCAATCTGTGGCCTCAGACAAACAGTCGGCCACTATCTTAGTCAGTTACAGTGATTAG
- a CDS encoding DUF1272 domain-containing protein — MLELRPNCESCDRDLPPSSEEAMICTYECTFCRSCVEVLLKNVCPNCGGNFCSRPIRPQSARRSGVGIEYQPASKKRVNTPYSQEEIQVFVQQVKGIPPADR; from the coding sequence ATGTTGGAATTAAGGCCAAATTGCGAGAGCTGTGATAGAGACCTACCACCGAGTTCAGAAGAGGCGATGATTTGTACTTACGAGTGTACCTTCTGCCGCTCCTGTGTTGAGGTGCTGCTAAAAAATGTGTGCCCAAACTGCGGGGGTAACTTTTGTTCACGACCGATTCGCCCGCAAAGTGCACGGCGCAGTGGGGTGGGCATCGAATATCAGCCTGCTTCAAAAAAGCGGGTGAATACGCCTTACAGCCAGGAAGAGATCCAAGTATTCGTTCAGCAAGTAAAAGGTATCCCGCCAGCGGACAGGTAA
- the glk gene encoding glucokinase — MTSIVADIGGTNARFAIAKPVAEGYQLEELKVVDCQRFEGFDAALQHWLDGLNQPRPEKACIAAAGPLEMTPTGGKVYMTNLGWTIDAGELAQEFSFPHLELINDFAALAQSLPRLAESDYQVLRDTPRQAGAPMAVLGPGTGLGVAGLAEADGRYHVLAGEGGHANLTVSTERELQLLQILMKTQLPVFNEWVLSGNGLVNLYRAVCELNGEIAEDLTPPDISARGLEGSDPLCREALIDFLNFLGSAAGDAALYMGARGGVFLGGGILPRIAELLPESEFEQRFLTKGRVAQWMEAVPVYALNAGYQALIGAAVQLEG; from the coding sequence ATGACGAGTATCGTAGCGGATATCGGTGGGACCAACGCCCGATTTGCCATCGCCAAGCCTGTAGCAGAGGGTTACCAGCTGGAAGAACTCAAAGTCGTTGATTGCCAACGCTTCGAGGGATTTGATGCAGCACTACAGCACTGGCTCGATGGGTTAAACCAGCCGCGCCCGGAGAAGGCGTGTATTGCAGCAGCCGGTCCGCTGGAGATGACTCCAACAGGTGGAAAGGTTTATATGACCAATCTGGGTTGGACTATTGACGCCGGCGAGCTGGCGCAAGAGTTTAGCTTTCCCCACCTAGAGCTGATTAATGATTTTGCCGCCTTGGCTCAGTCTCTGCCCCGTCTGGCCGAATCAGATTACCAGGTACTGCGCGATACTCCCCGGCAGGCAGGTGCCCCTATGGCGGTGCTCGGTCCCGGAACCGGCCTCGGTGTTGCCGGACTGGCTGAAGCCGATGGCCGATACCATGTGCTGGCGGGAGAGGGCGGGCATGCCAACCTGACAGTCTCCACTGAGCGTGAATTGCAGTTGCTGCAAATCCTGATGAAAACCCAGCTACCCGTTTTCAACGAATGGGTTTTGTCGGGCAATGGGCTGGTTAATCTCTATCGCGCAGTTTGCGAGCTGAACGGAGAGATCGCTGAGGACCTGACGCCCCCCGATATCAGCGCCCGAGGCCTTGAAGGTTCAGATCCGCTGTGCCGTGAAGCTCTGATAGATTTCCTCAATTTCCTCGGCAGTGCGGCCGGGGATGCGGCCTTGTATATGGGCGCTCGTGGCGGGGTATTTTTGGGGGGTGGTATACTGCCCAGGATCGCTGAACTGCTACCTGAGAGCGAGTTTGAGCAGCGTTTCCTGACGAAAGGGCGTGTCGCTCAATGGATGGAGGCCGTTCCGGTATACGCGTTGAATGCGGGTTATCAGGCTCTGATTGGCGCTGCAGTACAGCTTGAGGGGTAA
- a CDS encoding MFS transporter encodes MAQNQFKLLGTRRFLPLFVTQIVAVFSRNMYKNGLIVILAFRMAEEEANTLINIAISLMILPYFLFSSLAGQISDKFDKSKLIRIYKLTEIGIGIVGIIAMFTQHYALSLVVFFCYGTSSTLFSAAKFSLIPQQLNRSELLAGNALIQMGSFIGTLTGTIVGTILVGFTHPGQHGLTFIAVTLIFMAFIGFLASCAIPKAPPSSPKLHINWNPVAHVMRVMYLAWQTPPVFYSIFAISWFWLTITAFLAQIPNFTRDTLGGNEDVITFLLSSLTVGTALGSLLCNWLSRGRIESGLVPLGAIGITCAGLALGLQSDSFQTLPNANPTQFFNHHGSYWILLNMALLGIFGGIFTVPLYAMIQDRSSVKIRSQIIAISNMVNALFMVTATLVSITFLDILKISIPKYFIIIALLNLIVVTLIFAKLPEFIMRGLLLLPARILYRVNQKGLDQIPREGPALIISNHISFLDPIILADTVERYVRFIAHPKIYKSRLLRCILHMSDAIPIGLDLDDPNSRERTYKTIVESLENGELLCIFPEGKISEDGELQPFLKDLEEILSRKSVPVIPIALHRAGTQDENSTQQSKKKRKRRLFPEVLVIAGQPVESINTDSKSLQKKCET; translated from the coding sequence ATGGCTCAAAACCAGTTTAAGCTGCTCGGTACGCGGCGTTTCCTGCCGCTGTTTGTAACCCAGATTGTTGCAGTTTTCAGTCGTAATATGTACAAAAATGGGTTAATAGTCATACTGGCATTTCGTATGGCTGAAGAGGAAGCTAACACGCTGATCAATATTGCCATTAGCCTAATGATTCTTCCCTACTTCCTCTTTTCCTCCTTGGCAGGACAAATCTCCGATAAGTTCGATAAAAGCAAGCTCATCAGAATCTACAAATTGACCGAAATAGGCATAGGTATCGTGGGAATTATTGCGATGTTTACCCAACATTATGCCCTGAGCCTGGTGGTCTTTTTTTGCTATGGCACATCCTCAACACTTTTCAGTGCGGCAAAGTTTTCCCTGATACCCCAGCAATTAAATAGAAGTGAGCTACTTGCTGGCAATGCATTGATCCAAATGGGATCCTTTATTGGTACCCTGACCGGAACAATTGTCGGCACTATATTGGTCGGATTTACCCATCCCGGCCAACACGGATTGACATTTATCGCGGTCACCTTGATATTCATGGCCTTCATTGGTTTTCTGGCAAGCTGCGCAATTCCCAAAGCCCCACCTTCATCCCCAAAACTGCACATCAATTGGAATCCGGTGGCACACGTCATGCGTGTCATGTACTTAGCTTGGCAAACACCTCCAGTGTTTTACTCAATTTTCGCTATTTCCTGGTTCTGGCTGACAATCACCGCATTCCTTGCGCAGATTCCCAACTTTACCCGCGATACTCTTGGTGGAAACGAAGATGTTATCACGTTCTTACTGAGCAGCCTCACTGTAGGCACTGCCTTGGGGTCGTTGCTGTGCAACTGGCTATCCCGAGGTCGTATCGAATCGGGTTTAGTGCCATTGGGTGCTATTGGCATCACTTGCGCTGGATTAGCGCTGGGTCTCCAATCCGATAGTTTTCAAACACTTCCCAACGCAAACCCGACTCAATTTTTTAACCATCATGGTTCCTATTGGATCCTTCTCAATATGGCGCTACTTGGTATTTTTGGCGGTATTTTTACTGTTCCTTTGTACGCAATGATCCAAGACCGATCAAGTGTAAAGATCCGCTCGCAGATTATCGCAATCAGCAATATGGTCAATGCGTTATTTATGGTGACAGCTACTCTCGTGAGTATCACTTTCCTGGATATCCTAAAGATCTCTATCCCCAAATATTTCATCATTATCGCTTTACTAAACCTGATTGTGGTCACCCTGATTTTTGCCAAGCTACCAGAGTTCATCATGCGCGGGCTGCTATTGCTACCTGCGCGAATCCTCTATCGAGTCAACCAGAAAGGACTGGATCAAATCCCCAGGGAAGGACCCGCCCTGATTATTAGTAATCACATCAGTTTTCTAGATCCAATAATATTAGCGGATACCGTCGAGCGTTATGTGCGCTTTATCGCACATCCTAAAATCTATAAATCCCGCTTACTGCGCTGTATCTTGCATATGAGCGATGCCATTCCCATAGGCTTGGATCTCGATGATCCAAATAGCCGTGAACGCACTTACAAAACCATAGTGGAGAGCCTGGAAAATGGGGAATTACTCTGTATTTTTCCCGAGGGAAAAATCAGTGAAGATGGCGAACTGCAGCCATTCCTGAAAGATCTTGAGGAGATTTTATCGCGCAAGTCTGTTCCGGTTATTCCCATTGCCTTACATCGAGCCGGCACCCAGGACGAAAACTCAACGCAGCAGTCTAAAAAGAAAAGAAAACGACGTTTATTTCCTGAAGTTCTTGTTATCGCAGGGCAACCGGTAGAGAGCATCAATACAGATTCGAAAAGCCTGCAAAAAAAATGCGAGACCTAA